One genomic region from Leptolyngbyaceae cyanobacterium JSC-12 encodes:
- a CDS encoding Protein of unknown function (DUF2029) (IMG reference gene:2510094998~PFAM: Protein of unknown function (DUF2029)), with amino-acid sequence MNIYFIFFLLLLVLTVTNVIAHRYLKKRWAIWLIYGISCLSIIGFMLSVSAPTSYVFGDYNKSYYTGGRLVIENPKSLYTDEVAFANIPIFGFLFTPFAFLPQKASYLLLAILSTIVVGFTCYLLVRPKFLTPLQRILIVSLFVVFGPLYNSLREGNSTHFAFPLLLGGLLCIQQHRQFSGGILLGIAALTKIPLMLFGVYYIARRQWQVVIGFVAIVLLIVAMSLLVFGIDLHISWFNYCILPFLKSSTVVAYNNQSLDAFLGRLFTDNSLMDWNRLQLGINYRLLRYAIVSLLVGSTIWVFWKAKQPTTNEERSLEFAVVLCLAIMLSSVSWTHYYLYLLIPLSLLVSDRLWLPQGRYWVALLGFSILLIIPPPREIGSANLVTRFLASHYFLGATILLLALLVARWQSSSRLFSSSLAIAQHSNLAKEE; translated from the coding sequence ATGAACATTTACTTTATTTTTTTCTTGTTATTACTTGTTTTGACAGTTACGAATGTTATTGCTCACCGTTATCTCAAGAAACGTTGGGCAATTTGGCTAATTTATGGGATTTCTTGCTTGTCTATTATTGGTTTTATGCTGTCGGTTTCTGCTCCAACAAGTTATGTATTTGGTGATTACAATAAGTCCTATTATACAGGTGGACGATTAGTGATTGAAAATCCAAAGTCGCTCTATACTGATGAAGTGGCATTTGCAAATATTCCTATTTTTGGTTTCCTATTCACTCCATTTGCATTTCTTCCTCAGAAAGCGTCTTACCTTTTGTTAGCAATATTGAGTACGATCGTTGTTGGATTTACTTGTTACTTGTTAGTGCGTCCAAAGTTTCTGACACCACTTCAACGCATTTTGATTGTCAGTTTATTTGTAGTTTTTGGACCGCTTTACAATAGCCTTCGAGAAGGGAATAGTACTCATTTTGCCTTCCCTTTACTGCTGGGTGGGTTGTTATGCATCCAACAGCATCGTCAATTTTCAGGTGGAATATTGCTGGGTATTGCAGCATTGACTAAAATTCCGCTGATGCTTTTTGGTGTCTATTACATTGCTCGTAGGCAATGGCAAGTAGTAATCGGGTTTGTTGCTATTGTGCTCCTGATTGTTGCGATGTCTTTGCTGGTGTTTGGAATTGACTTGCACATCAGTTGGTTTAATTACTGTATTTTGCCTTTTCTGAAAAGCAGTACAGTTGTTGCTTACAATAACCAGTCCTTGGATGCATTTTTAGGGCGTCTTTTTACTGACAATAGTTTGATGGACTGGAATCGACTTCAACTGGGAATAAATTACCGATTATTGCGCTACGCGATCGTTTCATTGTTAGTTGGCTCAACGATTTGGGTGTTCTGGAAGGCAAAGCAACCAACTACTAATGAAGAGCGTAGCCTAGAATTCGCAGTTGTTCTATGTCTAGCGATTATGCTGAGTTCTGTCTCGTGGACTCATTATTATCTCTATTTACTAATTCCCTTATCATTGTTAGTCAGCGATCGCCTTTGGTTACCTCAAGGAAGATATTGGGTTGCCTTACTCGGCTTCAGCATACTGCTAATAATTCCTCCTCCGCGAGAAATTGGTTCAGCTAATTTAGTAACTCGATTTCTTGCTTCTCATTACTTTCTTGGAGCTACGATTCTACTTCTTGCCTTACTTGTAGCTCGCTGGCAATCATCAAGCAGGTTATTTTCGTCTAGTTTAGCGATCGCCCAACATTCAAATTTAGCCAAAGAAGAGTAA